A window of the Alnus glutinosa chromosome 4, dhAlnGlut1.1, whole genome shotgun sequence genome harbors these coding sequences:
- the LOC133866013 gene encoding uncharacterized protein LOC133866013 isoform X5: protein MFSEMEGLHGMKRKQLQALCKKHGVPANLTNRQMADRLSLLLKEEGNPIIQGQSCSNDLGEISCENESKVVNKNAKKVTFSPENETFIFAGSGSDSDSDKDYTPVKKRAGRTRSTVNHVPKKQVQVVENAGEMGVSGKLTDGPVRITRSRAQDVVQEDAMPFVPKKRPRRCGKVEGMEVTDVGVSDKPPPDVVLGDNVAGVINAHDMVTRGSRKTRNARGNDGVVLLNEDNGNVGEGAEHEKMASRSRRNVTKEKGSAALSREMEKVEIVGKMTRSRTQLDGKASAVAGGTKTVEVQEECEMVLQLEEPLKGLRREGSKRKSVAPQKGRVKSKILAGEGAEPGKVLRRSKRNATIDKDSELLTGDLRKIKAFDSESETLVDQEECEEVPQLEEPLKGPGAIASRQDSVVSQKAEKVRKRPLPKKETRKRSRNADVERASEVEPSVEPTKENEKEHLLNGRPRRSKRNTFNSGAPAVGDLGSHETVGIKQSRESLQEGKFCAAEERLRRSSRNACRNNSVFISDEVDGVADGARKDGQMKRKRKPNRKEECSVIESEHLIERSSRRSTHNALESELVAPAALTCKAVEIEQQNSPQSMILEDAPSSKSTLALEGPPIVATGLLGILDTVGHQIDTDSCCIEEIPGKSIEKQKGLHFLEVSAVNSDLKEVMDRTITMEETLLPAPVKLHGVTTDQSTKNAATESVVVNEKDGILLDVKGKLPLDDITDGDMDDRSCPLNSRGEIPDDDLVKPEPADFQNIVRNVVSSRNASPADCEASNLSDLKRRLEIEEPLIGENTNLRNDKEDNQTSVQEDHNLEDANEIAKPTIQELVAEDHQSELRESIGSIRNIKHTSEKADKISALDLFEGEEIAPAEIFVGAAEMEQAIPDSNLLTAETDEGTSGHSATVATPFRPGPEPQAVSGISNEVIDHSLHTSSPEKDALEEEENQPGAQSVGQSTTMIERSNKNHVGVEKYSGVMEIPNETICTDETSIRAEMEKRTVLNMTNENENEEALLSGGGSPASDEDLINSSFEQNLRMDGGFLSDLDNRDCQAAEEKENEVSDGNFDKFSDATRVSCMHQLSSGGRISPIIPEERDTGRIENISTTILGLQSPGSAKKGISSCEPSCLKDNVEQEEVAYFGDKKMSSSMQNFSVDNEMQEKEGIHLKDQFVLSVNNRNAIGRGVALLHEAENSVLSTVKVVDTAEEKRETRSAQTDSKYEKPKDAAKKGVKSVPLTHFALELQGGNKNETAYVQNILDDALSPESVEACSDERSAEEKATSDFHGGKAFSLVASTAMTCPELFLENLFDYEEGVTSKNSCVEPLDDMSSRKNCMANAEELKGESFIEQHDHVGMEENTECSQQVELGDHGGWEVNQSADSNAVENIFRESDVFENTVEMVKVIGGIDKLKEEGKSPAVLERGSDAVFIDDAFQQVTSGEFGDHFVEGEVAEFSESTDHDNNCPSSAVVPKEIAYTVTLEKMGRTQPPATPAKHEKPFDGCGNEFPKIDATTVSPSNEVLFKDHEVLEETSNEVVHTVLQVDEVRFGNLDNQKVEDSPELDKSASIGSDGPVSIDNKPADRSDNFGTVDEDQELNDDDSFEAQKEDRDDNIQFIPEDNGDGLVEKERGENDSDYDVLSDNFHEITMVAADEASEGSIGRKKDSEKVEDGAKWVENTPVSLHLFDCSSKWGEKDTEKTNSFADTSCGKPETHSSSIIVSLPRVSSSHGDENRFDIFIESNSYDAKGKEMTDDGRADTEISVEESVEVQQNEGLVDATVEVSATFSRKFTEEELDGQNGAVIHAVHNDIDYLTLNEPLCGNKRSNVDETEEAFSFNTLDVMIVSGDDSGGCAGSEKLHVITSEKFEVGANHIALSPVIALPSFGDGEQGNAEISNGTLEANLISKHDENSVKMNENAMISEKDKQDSEKLLGELEHQAHFADSDEPIFRDGDRSNVQDDISAIVQEHIDCKNYESSCVSMHLIGAAEINCFNNASGRPMAESTPDEADIGCHSVEEKLVCVNYSEHDVILDHTHENFGVVTDQASETSMDATTDSENIQDVNECVEKAQISPNRTNSGTEKDEKNPSDVKISVESSCGRPQVGRSCDTTLLGVSSLHGEEYESGVYCKFFSNDSEGKEMANEDGETKALELNNDSHAFTSWEINLFLGDSEQDEVEKSDGGASVANPMSKNSEDAKEVAQNVVITEQIAEEKHGDHEHHMAEDVSQMEGTHLAVSDEPNCQNHDGSNQQGEVAAITQGNVGGCEKNYGLIKVESLSNLKYSEILMDAAEINGSNRVTADEAMVECGHNELKQVENIANPGAEDINFSAEMDDYEHIIAVELGQDLPKIHVTMEEISPASTNMVVDRDIAAEVAQTPQLKSGSPKKMSPDRPLNSSMVKGSKCKTSLIPRAPKNLLKTYNTKENTPSTKNDQIGNITAVKPLPKRRPLDDLQNN from the exons ATGTTTTCAGAGATGGAAGGATTGCATGGAATGAAGAGGAAGCAACTGCAAGCGCTGTGCAAGAAGCATGGCGTGCCGGCGAATTTGACGAATCGTCAAATGGCCGATAGGCTTAGTTTGCTTCTGAAG GAAGAAGGAAATCCCATAATCCAAGGTCAGTCATGCTCGAATGATTTGGGGGAAATAAGCTGTGAAAATGAATCTAAGGTTGTGAATAAGAATGCGAAGAAAGTTACGTTTAGTCCTGAGAATGAAACATTTATATTTGCGGGTTCGGGCTCGGATTCTGATTCGGATAAAGACTACACTCCGGTGAAGAAACGGGCGGGAAGGACAAGGTCTACAGTGAATCATGTGCCGAAAAAGCAGGTTCAAGTTGTTGAAAATGCAGGGGAAATGGGAGTCTCCGGGAAACTTACGGATGGACCGGTTAGAATTACAAGGTCTAGAGCGCAAGACGTGGTTCAAGAAGATGCGATGCCATTTGTTCCGAAGAAGAGACCGAGAAGATGTGGAAAGGTTGAAGGTATGGAGGTGACAGACGTCGGGGTTAGTGATAAACCTCCTCCGGATGTAGTTTTGGGTGATAATGTTGCTGGTGTCATAAATGCTCATGATATGGTAACGAGAGGTTCGAGGAAGACGAGGAATGCTAGAGGTAATGATGGGGTTGTTTTGTTGAATGAAGACAATGGTAATGTGGGAGAAGGTGCTGAACATGAGAAAATGGCGAGCCGATCAAGACGGAATGTGACGAAGGAGAAAGGATCTGCTGCACTGAGTAGGGAAATGGAGAAAGTTGAAATTGTTGGTAAGATGACAAGGTCCCGGACTCAGCTTGACGGAAAAGCTTCTGCAGTTGCTGGTGGAACTAAAACTGTTGAGGTTCAGGAAGAATGTGAAATGGTTCTTCAACTTGAAGAACCTTTGAAGGGTTTAAGAAGAGAAGGTTCGAAGCGGAAATCTGTTGCACCACAGAAGGGAAGGGTGAAAAGCAAAATTCTTGCTGGGGAAGGTGCCGAACCAGGAAAAGTTCTGAGGCGCTCAAAACGAAATGCGACAATTGACAAAGACTCTGAACTGTTGACTGGGGatttaaggaaaattaaggcTTTTGATAGTGAGAGTGAAACCCTTGTAGATCAGGAAGAATGTGAAGAGGTTCCTCAACTTGAAGAACCTCTGAAAGGTCCAGGTGCTATTGCATCTAGGCAGGACTCTGTTGTGTCCCAGAAGGCTGAAAAGGTAAGGAAGAGACCGCTGCCTAAAAAGGAGACCAGAAAACGATCAAGGAATGCAGATGTGGAAAGAGCTTCTGAAGTTGAACCAAGTGTAGAACCTAcgaaagaaaatgagaaggaACATTTACTGAATGGTCGTCCGAGGAGGTCCAAACGCAACACATTCAACTCTGGTGCTCCCGCGGTTGGAGACTTGGGGAGTCATGAAACTGTTGGAATTAAGCAGTCAAGAGAATCACTTCAAGAAGGAAAGTTTTGTGCAGCTGAAGAACGCCTGAGGAGGTCCAGTCGGAATGCTTGTAGAAACAATTCAGTTTTTATCTCTGATGAAGTGGATGGAGTTGCTGATGGAGCAAGAAAGGATGGGCAAATGAAGCGAAAACGCAAGCCAAACCGGAAAGAAGAATGTTCAGTTATTGAGAGTGAACATTTAATTGAAAGATCTTCAAGACGATCCACGCATAATGCGTTGGAAAGTGAATTGGTTGCACCTGCAGCACTGACTTGTAAAGCTGTTGAAATAGAGCAACAGAACAGCCCACAATCGATGATATTAGAGGACGCTCCATCTTCCAAAAGCACTTTGGCCCTTGAAGGTCCTCCAATTGTAGCTACTGGGTTGTTGGGGATTCTGGACACGGTAGGACACCAAATTGATACAGACTCATGCTGCATTGAAGAAATTCCAGGAAAATCTATAGAGAAGCAGAAGGGGCTTCATTTCTTGGAGGTCTCTGCTGTAAATTCTGACTTGAAGGAAGTCATGGATAGAACTATTACCATGGAGGAAACTTTGCTTCCAGCACCGGTGAAGTTACATGGTGTTACCACAGACCAAAGTACTAAAAATGCTGCTACTGAATCTGTGGTTGTCAATGAGAAGGACGGCATTTTACTAGATGTCAAAGGGAAATTACCCTTGGATGATATTACTGACGGTGACATGGATGATCGGTCATGCCCGCTGAACAGCAGAGGAGAGATTCCTGATGACGATTTGGTTAAACCAGAGCCAGCGGACTTCCAAAATATAGTTAGGAACGTGGTTTCCTCTAGAAATGCCTCTCCTGCTGATT GTGAAGCTTCCAACCTCTCGGATTTGAAAAGAAGATTGGAAATAGAAGAACCATTGATAGGTGAAAACACGAACCTCAGAAATGATAAGGAAGATAACCAAACATCAGTTCAGGAGGATCACAACCTAGAAGATGCTAATGAAATTGCTAAACCAACTATTCAAGAGTTAGTTGCTGAAGATCATCAGAGTGAACTTAGGGAAAGTATAGGTTCAATCAGAAATATTAAACATACCTCAGAGAAAGCTGACAAAATTAGTGCACTTGATTTATTTGAAGGAGAGGAAATTGCCCCAGCAGAAATATTTGTAGGGGCCGCTGAAATGGAGCAAGCTATTCCAGACTCCAATCTACTTACTGCTGAAACTGATGAAGGAACAAGTGGCCACAGTGCTACAGTTGCAACTCCATTTAGACCTGGACCAGAACCTCAGg CAGTGTCAGGTATTAGCAACGAAGTGATTGATCACTCTCTCCATACTTCCTCACCAGAGAAAGATGCCCTAGAAGAAG AAGAGAATCAGCCTGGAGCCCAAAGCGTTGGACAATCCACCACAATGATTGAAAGAAGCAACAAAAATCATGTTGGAGTAGAAAAATATTCTGGTGTGATGGAAATTCCTAATGAAACAATTTGCACAGATGAAACTTCAATAAGAGCCGAAATGGAGAAAAGGACTGTGCTGAACATGACAAATGAAAACGAGAATGAAGAGGCATTACTTAGTGGAGGCGGCTCACCAGCTTCTGATGAAGATCTTATTAACAGTAGTTTTGAACAAAATTTAAGGATGGATGGTGGTTTCCTTTCTGATTTAGACAATAGAGATTGTCAGGCTGCtgaggagaaagaaaatgaagtctCAGATGGAAACTTTGATAAATTTTCTGATGCAACTAGAGTGAGCTGTATGCATCAACTTTCTTCTGGCGGAAGAATTAGTCCTATTATCCCAGAAGAGAGGGATACTGGGAGAATTGAAAATATTTCCACCACTATTCTTGGATTACAAT CTCCTGGTTCTGCCAAAAAGGGCATCTCCTCTTGCGAGCCCAGTTGTCTGAAAGACAATGTTGAACAGGAAGAAG TCGCTTATTTCGGTGATAAAAAAATGTCCTCTTCTATGCAAAATTTCTCAGTAGACAACGAAATGCAAGAAAAAG AAGGTATTCATCTTAAAGATCAATTTGTATTATCAGTAAATAACAGAAATGCTATTGGGAGAGGTGTTGCTTTGTTGCATGAAGCTGAAAACTCAGTTTTATCCACTGTTAAGGTTGTTGACACTGCAGAGGAGAAAAGAGAGACAAGAAGTGCACAAACTGATTCGAAGTATGAAAAACCAAAGGATGCTGCCAAAAAAGGGGTAAAATCAGTACCTTTGACTCATTTTGCACTCGAGTTGCAAGGTGGAAACAAGAATGAAACTGCATACGTGCAAAATATTTTGGATGACGCCTTAAGCCCAGAAAGTGTTGAAGCATGCAGTGATGAGAGAAGTGCAGAAGAGAAAGCTACTTCTGATTTTCATGGTGGTAAGGCATTTTCATTGGTGGCATCAACTGCAATGACTTGTCCAGAACTATTTTTGGAGAACCTTTTTGATTATGAAGAGGGGGTTACATCAAAAAACAGCTGTGTGGAGCCTCTTGATGATATGTCTTCACGTAAAAACTGTATGGCCAATGCTGAAGAACTGAAAGGAGAATCATTTATTGAGCAGCATGATCATGTGGGAATGGAGGAAAATACGGAGTGTTCTCAGCAAGTTGAACTTGGTGACCATGGTGGTTGGGAGGTGAATCAGAGTGCTGATTCAAATGCAGTTGAGAATATTTTTAGAGAAAGCGATGTTTTTGAGAACACTGTTGAAATGGTGAAAGTCATTGGAGGAATTGACAAATTGAAGGAGGAAGGAAAAAGTCCGGCAGTTTTAGAAAGAGGGTCTGATGCTGTGTTCATAGATGATGCTTTCCAACAAGTTACTTCAGGGGAGTTTGGTGATCATTTTGTTGAAGGGGAAGTTGCTGAATTCAGTGAAAGTACTGATCATGATAACAACTGTCCAAGTAGTGCGGTTGTACCGAAAGAAATAGCTTATACAGTGACCTTGGAAAAAATGGGAAGGACTCAGCCACCTGCTACTCCAGCTAAGCACGAGAAGCCATTCGATGGTTGTGGGAATGAATTTCCAAAGATTGATGCCACAACTGTGTCTCCTTCAAATGAAGTCCTATTTAAAGATCATGAGGTTCTAGAGGAGACATCAAATGAAGTTGTACATACTGTTTTGCAAGTGGACGAGGTGAGGTTTGGAAATCTTGACAATCAAAAAGTAGAAGATTCTCCAGAGTTGGATAAAAGTGCTTCCATTGGCTCAGATGGTCCTGTGTCCATTGATAACAAGCCTGCAGATAGAAGTGATAATTTTGGAACTGTAGATGAAGATCAAGAACTGAATGATGATGACAGTTTTGAAGCTCAGAAGGAAGACCGTGATGATAATATACAGTTTATTCCAGAAGATAATGGTGATGGCTTGGTTGAGAAAGAACGTGGTGAGAATGACAGTGATTATGATGTTTTGTCAGATAATTTCCATGAAATCACAATGGTTGCCGCAGATGAAGCTAGTGAAGGAAGTATTGGAAGAAAAAAGGATTCTGAGAAAGTCGAGGATGGTGCTAAGTGGGTGGAGAACACACCTGTTTCTCTGCATTTATTTGATTGTTCCAGTAAATGGGGTGAGAAAGACACTGAAAAAACCAATTCCTTTGCTGATACCTCTTGTGGCAAACCCGAAACACATTCAAGTAGCATAATTGTCTCATTGCCGAGAGTTTCTTCATCACATG GAGATGAAAATAGGTTCGACATTTTTATTGAGTCAAACAGCTATGATGCAAAAGGAAAGGAGATGACTGATGATGGTAGAG CAGATACTGAAATTTCAGTGGAGGAAAGTGTAGAGGTCCAGCAAAATGAAGGTCTAGTGGATGCTACAGTGGAAGTTAGTGCGACATTTTCTAGAAAATTTACTGAAGAGGAACTTGATGGCCAAAATGGTGCAGTAATACATGCTGTTCATAATGACATTGATTATTTGACTTTAAATGAACCTTTATGTGGCAATAAAAGGAGTAATGTTGATGAGACTGAGGAAGCATTTAGTTTCAATACGCTTGATGTCATGATCGTTAGCGGTGATGACTCTGGCGGATGTGCAGGTTCTGAAAAGTTGCATGTTATTACTTCAGAGAAATTTGAAGTGGGTGCTAATCACATTGCCCTTTCACCAGTTATTGCTTTGCCGAGTTTTG GGGATGGAGAACAGGGTAATGCAGAAATATCAAATGGAACACTGGAAGCCAATCTGATAAGTAAGCACGATGAGAATTCTGTGAAAATGAACGAAAATGCAATGATTAGTGAAAAAGATAAACAAGATTCTGAAAAGCTTCTTGGGGAGCTTGAGCACCAAGCTCATTTTGCCGATTCAGATGAGCCAATTTTTAGAGATGGTGATAGATCAAATGTGCAAGATGATATCTCTGCCATTGTTCAAGAGCATATTGATTGTAAGAATTATGAAAGTTCTTGTGTTTCCATGCATTTGATAGGAGCTGCTGAAATCAATTGCTTCAATAACGCTTCAGGCAGGCCCATGGCAGAAAGCACTCCTGACGAAGCTGACATTGGTTGTCACTCTGTTGAGGAGAAACTTGTTTGTGTGAATTACTCTGAACATGATGTTATACTGGATCATACTCATGAAAACTTTGGAGTTGTAACAGATCAAGCTAGTGAAACAAGCATGGATGCAACTACTGATTCTGAGAATATTCAGGATGTCAATGAGTGTGTTGAAAAAGCACAGATTTCTCCAAACAGAACTAACAGTGGCACTGAAAAGGATGAAAAAAATCCTTCAGATGTCAAAATATCTGTTGAAAGCTCTTGTGGCAGGCCTCAAGTGGGTCGAAGTTGTGATACTACTCTGTTGGGTGTTTCATCACTTCATG GAGAGGAATATGAATCCGGCGTATACTGCAAGTTTTTTAGCAATGATTCAGAAGGGAAGGAGATGGCCAATGAAGACGGAG AAACTAAAGCTTTGGAGTTGAATAATGACTCTCATGCATTCACCAGTTGGGAGataaatttgtttttgggtGACAGTGAACAAGATGAAGTTGAGAAATCAGATGGAGGGGCCTCAGTTGCCAATCCGATGAGTAAGAATAGTGAGGATGCCAAGGAAGTGGCACAGAATGTGGTTATTACTGAACAAATTGCTGAAGAGAAACATGGTGATCACGAACATCACATGGCAGAGGATGTTTCACAGATGGAGGGCACTCACCTTGCTGTCTCAGATGAGCCCAACTGTCAAAATCATGATGGATCAAATCAGCAAGGTGAAGTTGCTGCCATCACCCAAGGGAATGTTGGTGGTTGTGAGAAAAATTACGGGCTTATTAAGGTTGAGAgtttaagtaatttaaaatattctgaaatactgatGGATGCTGCTGAGATCAATGGCAGTAATCGTGTTACTGCAGATGAAGCCATGGTAGAATGTGGTCACAATGAATTGAAACAAGTAGAAAATATTGCCAACCCTGGCGCTGAAGACATTAATTTTTCAGCTGAAATGGATGATTATGAGCATATAATAGCAGTGGAGTTGGGCCAAGATCTGCCAAAAATACATGTAACAATGGAAGAAATATCTCCTGCTTCCACAAATATGGTTGTTGATAGAG ACATTGCTGCTGAAGTTGCCCAGACTCCACAACTGAAGTCGGGGTCACCAAAAAAGATGAGTCCAGATAGACCGTTGAATTCTTCAATGGTGAAAGGAAGCAAGTGTAAAACTAGTCTGATACCAAGAGCACCCAAGAATCTGCTCAAAACTTACAATACGAAAGAGAACACGCCAAGCACCAAGAATGATCAAATCGGTAACATTACAGCAGTGAAACCATTGCCAAAAAGGCGCCCATTGGATGATCTCCAAAATAATTAG